A single Nicotiana tabacum cultivar K326 chromosome 5, ASM71507v2, whole genome shotgun sequence DNA region contains:
- the LOC107805034 gene encoding expansin-A7 codes for MASFHHRWSLTFFFIVATLALIAQAHAAGYSTPSVTFKATPWQLAHATFYGDETASETMGGACGYGNLFNSGYGTDTAALSSVLYSNGYSCGQCYQIKCTQSKDCYPTIVTVTATNLCPPNWSQDSDHGGWCNPPRTHFDMAKPAFMKIAQWKAGIVPVSYRRVPCIRKGGIKFSFQGNGYWLLVYVMNVGGGGDVASMWVKGTKTNWLSMSHNWGASYQAFATLSGQALSFKLTSYTSHETIIAINVAPSNWQVGMTYQANVNFH; via the exons ATGGCCTCTTTCCACCATAGATGGAGCTTGACATTCTTCTTCATTGTTGCAACACTAGCACTCATCGCTCAAGCACACGCCGCGGGCTATTCCACCCCTAGCGTCACCTTTAAAGCGACCCCTTGGCAACTCGCTCATGCCACGTTTTATGGCGATGAGACTGCAAGTGAGACAATGG gTGGAGCTTGTGGATATGGAAATTTATTCAATTCAGGTTATGGAACAGATACAGCAGCATTGAGTTCAGTGTTATATAGCAATGGATATTCATGTGGACAATGTTACCAAATAAAATGTACACAATCAAAAGATTGCTACCCAACCATTGTCACAGTCACTGCAACCAATCTCTGCCCACCAAATTGGTCACAAGACTCAGATCATGGTGGTTGGTGCAACCCACCTCGTACACATTTTGACATGGCTAAACCTGCTTTCATGAAAATTGCTCAATGGAAAGCTGGCATTGTTCCTGTTTCGTATCGCAG GGTACCTTGTATTAGAAAAGGTGGAATCAAGTTTAGTTTCCAAGGAAATGGCTATTGGTTATTGGTATATGTGATGAATGTTGGTGGAGGTGGAGATGTGGCTAGTATGTGGGTAAAAGGAACTAAAACAAATTGGTTAAGTATGAGCCATAATTGGGGAGCTTCATATCAAGCATTCGCAACTCTAAGTGGTCAAGCACTTTCATTTAAACTCACTTCCTACACATCACATGAAACAATTATAGCTATTAATGTTGCACCTTCTAATTGGCAAGTAGGAATGACTTATCAAGCCAATGTCAATTTTCATTGA
- the LOC107805035 gene encoding PGR5-like protein 1B, chloroplastic has translation MATKFGFTITSPRLFHAPFRKKPIFSSSSASLQGASFSCSKLRLINFGGRKLAIRRRLLVLSPKATTDQPGQLNENEVEDSKILQYCSIDGKGKKSLGEMEQEFLQALQSFYYEGKAIMSNEEFDNLKEELMWEGSSVVMLSTDEQKFLEASMAYVSGNPIMTDKEYDKLKMKLKRDGSDIVVEGPRCSLRSRKVYSDLSVDYLKMFLLNVPAAVVALGLFFFLDDLTGFEITYLLELPEPFSFIFTWFAALPLILYLSFTITNIVVKDFLILKGPCPNCGTENTSFFGTILSISSGGSTNKIKCSGCGTDLVYDSDTRLITLPEGSTA, from the exons ATGGCCACTAAATTTGGGTTTACTATAACTAGCCCTCGCCTTTTTCATGCCCCTTTCAGGAAAAAACCcattttttcttcatcttctgcTTCTTTACAAGGTGCTTCATTTTCTTGTTCAAAGCTTCGTTTGATTAATTTTGGTGGAAGAAAATTAGCTATTAGGCGTAGGTTATTGGTTCTCTCTCCTAAGGCCACGACTGATCAGCCAg GTCAGCTCAACGAGAATGAGGTTGAAGACAGTAAAATCTTGCAATATTGTAGCATTGACGGGAAAGGAAAGAAGTCTTTAGGGGAAATGGAGCAAGAGTTTCTTCAAGCACTGCAA TCATTCTATTATGAAGGAAAGGCGATCATGTCAAATGAGGAATTCGATAACCTTAAGGAAGAATTAATGTGGGAAGGGAGCAGCGTCGTCATGCTAA GCACGGACGAACAGAAGTTTCTGGAAGCTTCTATGGCTTATGTATCTGGGAATCCAATTATGACTGATAAAGAGTATGACAAGCTGAAGATGAAACTTAAG AGGGATGGCAGCGATATTGTGGTTGAGGGTCCTCGGTGCAGTCTTCGAAGTAGAAAG GTTTATAGCGACCTTTCTGTTGATTATCTGAAGATGTTCTTGTTAAATGTCCCTGCTGCTGTTGTTGCTCTTGGATT GTTCTTTTTCCTCGACGATTTGACTGGATTCGAGATCACTTATCTTTTGGAG CTTCCAGAGCCTTTCAGTTTCATTTTCACATGGTTTGCTGCTTTGCCTTTGATATTGTATCTATCCTTTACAATCACAAATATCGTCGTTAAAGATTTTCTGATCTTAAAG GGCCCTTGTCCGAATTGTGGAACAGAAAATACTTCCTTCTTTGGTACCATATTATCGATATCTAGTGGTGGTTCTACCAACAAAATAAAATGCTCAGG TTGTGGGACGGACTTGGTCTATGATTCAGACACGCGTTTGATCACGTTGCCTGAAGGAAGTACTGCATGA
- the LOC142181313 gene encoding uncharacterized protein LOC142181313, whose protein sequence is MRWLIRNVRGINKWHKRKELKNYLKNKNISLAGIIETRVKEHNTRSVSHHIAPGWEMFNNYNAAVNGRIWLLWDTNYYSVRVIKAEAQVLHCAVTNIRNDHEYAGSIVYGFNTVEQRKLLWDNLKEIEQMTSIPWVIGGDFNAVLQLQDRMHGNPITKAETQDFSKCIQDMKLSELTWEGDYYTWSNKQGGGDRTWSRIDRMFGNYEWMMQWGHISTVYELPFISDHAPVTLTFNDQHRSRKIPFKFFNIWVEHERFNYEVQQIWEQSFHRQKMQNVWMKLKALRLVLRKLNVEEFKFIRQKIEIAKIELEQVQKSIDTSSSSELLLQEKELIQNLEKWDLIEEGALKQKARAKWIQLGDSNSKYFSAVMKERSQRKQIVELHSSTGSRITDSESIEREIVEFYKSLMGTAAHSLPAIDKRVICMGTKLNQQQRIELCREVTPEEIYEGLCSINNEGSWCGWL, encoded by the coding sequence ATGAGGTGGTTAATCCGGAATGTTAGGGGCATTAATAAGTGGCACAAGAGGAAGGAGCTGAAAAACTATCTAAAGAATAAAAACATTAGTTTAGCTGGGATCATTGAAACAAGAGTAAAGGAACACAATACTAGAAGCGTCAGCCATCATATAGCCCCTGGGTGGGAGATGTTCAACAACTATAATGCTGCAGTTAATGGAAGAATATGGTTACTATGGGATACTAATTACTACTCAGTCAGGGTGATTAAAGCAGAGGCACAGGTACTACATTGTGCTGTCACAAATATCAGAAATGATCATGAATATGCAGGGTCCATAGTTTATGGTTTTAATACAGTTGAACAAAGGAAACTGTTATGGGATAACTTGAAAGAGATAGAGCAAATGACATCCATACCATGGGTGATTGGGGGAGATTTTAATGCTGTTTTGCAACTACAAGATAGAATGCATGGAAATCCAATTACTAAGGCTGAGACTCAAGATTTCAGCAAATGTATCCAAGATATGAAGCTTAGTGAATTGACTTGGGAGGGTGATTATTATACGTGGTCCAACAAGCAAGGTGGTGGAGACAGGACATGGAGCAGAATTGATAGGATGTTTGGTAATTATGAATGGATGATGCAATGGGGTCATATATCCACTGTGTATGAACTACCATTTATTTCTGATCATGCTCCTGTGACACTAACCTTCAATGATCAGCACAGAAGTAGGAAAATACCTTTCAAATTTTTCAATATCTGGGTTGAGCATGAGAGGTTCAATTATGAAGTGCAACAAATTTGGGAGCAAAGTTTTCACAGACAGAAGATGCAGAATGTGTGGATGAAATTAAAAGCACTAAGGCTAGTACTGAGGAAACTGAATGTGGAGGAGTTTAAGTTCATTAGACAAAAGATAGAGATAGCCAAAATTGAACTTGAACAGGTCCAAAAAAGCATAGACACAAGTAGCTCCTCTGAGTTGCTACTGCAAGAAAAGGAATTAATTCAGAATTTGGAAAAATGGGATCTGATAGAAGAGGGAGCTCTGAAACAAAAAGCCAGAGCAAAATGGATACAACTAGGTGACTCTAATTCTAAATATTTCTCAGCTGTGATGAAAGAGAGGAGCCAAAGGAAGCAAATAGTGGAGTTGCATTCCAGCACTGGCAGCAGGATTACAGATTCAGAAAGCATCGAAAGGGAGATAGTAGAATTTTATAAATCACTTATGGGTACTGCTGCCCATTCACTCCCTGCTATAGACAAAAGGGTTATATGTATGGGAACTAAACTTAATCAACAACAAAGGATTGAGTTATGCAGAGAGGTGACTCCAGAAGAGATCTATGAAGGATTATGCTCTATTAACAATGAAGGCTCCTGGTGTGGATGGTTATAA